The Oscarella lobularis chromosome 9, ooOscLobu1.1, whole genome shotgun sequence genome includes a window with the following:
- the LOC136191318 gene encoding ankyrin repeat and sterile alpha motif domain-containing protein 1B-like produces the protein MGRETELLVAAQSGNVVQIDKLLQIRKGTLASFRKGVNPNCQDESGSTPLHHATLNGHREAVELLLDFNASNCIPDSSGSYPLHLAAWNGNADIARLLIKRGPSRANVNEQNGRGDTALHSAAQYGHADVVSLLLQEGADASVRNHGDETPLDLAALYNRRECARLLLTHNPDLSTRICRRHSPLHLAARNGHAEIILLLIEFDVDVNVVAEKGSSLHEAALFEKLDAVEKLLDAGIDVSIRDSMGSTALDLVSSHKSERAKKIIHLLELSQDAHCNRRLSHFSSQRKKEVKVSSDQDTTSDYALLGEVIPTASKTAPKLFSRQRSHSLPGLKPENDTKRPVFDFIPSTDVIPRSKTSVYRRQPTPPFTSSEDPAYLAQVPPTPVFAPPSAEHSAVIVHDTLIENDEAELKNPEVNPEVNPEVNPEVTENEDEVPPLPPKKSALPKHEVEPKKEEEEEEEDEDEDEQEMVDASGDLEWVVSPTNPFAGLQMTGSMNEEHVAVVNQRISRLLLKVEDDHVEKKKEETSNDGGGGGDSDWDQIDKLLEAVEDITDDFENVGMPLEDLSLSKNLEDIVELASPSSNPESVREWLDETIGLPQYSDLFLVNGFDELGFLGNDILQESDLLTIGVEHAGDRELIMDGLELIPLQYRAPLPTATSSLSHWLESLKLTQYTATFIQRGFTSMSLIANLVGVSNIETVLPIYPLGHQKRLKASIDSLFGPKIQAPFPRSASIDHSVNQLLKEAQHAEQEVLNLARDYTKIKSTVAAAATPEFEREDSPDHPDAEKEKSPERESMKRRGRRKSSDVPMLRPPQQAQMESREKKGMSTESKFTEKDIWRHPARVLMKGNVNYVAKYLGSMLVENVVGKQSTMEACTKMRASTRKMKKIPLIILAISARGIKFIDAESKNVIQEHKIQSISYCSQDREDLKTFAYINKDSLIGKHYCHVFGAQNPEVADEIILTLGQAFEIAYQKALQHRAKKEAAKFEEELEKRRAAEKDKMAELGPATTGN, from the exons ATGGGCCGCGAGACGGaattgctcgtcgccgcgcagTCGGGCAACGTCGTCCAAATCGATAAACTTCTACAGATAAGAAAAGGAACGCTGGCATC ATTTCGCAAGGGAGTCAATCCCAATTGCCAAGACGAATCGGGATCGACTCCGCTTCATCACGCCACGCTAAACGGGCACAG GGAAGCCGTTGAACTTCTGCTCGACTTCAACGCCTCGAACTGTATCCCGGATTCATCGG GATCGTATCCGCTTCACTTGGCCGCGTGGAACGGCAACGCCGACATCGCGCGACTACTCATCAAACGCGGACCGTCGCGAGCGAACGTAAACGAACAG AACGGAAGAGGAGATACGGCTCTACACTCGGCGGCACAATACGGacacgccgacgtcgtttcgctccTGCTCCAG GAAGGCGCCGACGCGAGCGTGCGAAatcacggcgacgaaacgccgcTCGACTTGGCGGCGCTCTACAATCGACGCGAGTGCGCGCGCCTCCTTCTGACGCACAATCCCGACTTGTCGACGCGAATTTGTCGACGTCACTCGCCGCTTCACTTGGCGGCGCGAAACGGTCACGCCGAAATTATTCTGCTCCtaatcgaattcgacgtggACGTCAACGTTGTC GCGGAGAAGGGGTCTTCGTTGCACGAAGCGGCTCTTTTTGAGAAATTGGATGCCGTTGAGAAGCTTCTCGATGCCG GTATTGACGTTAGTATCCGGGACTCGATGGGTAGTACGGCTCTGGATTTGGTCAGTAGTCACAAGTCGGAACGTGctaagaaaataattcacTTACTTGAAT TGAGTCAAGACGCTCATTGTAACAGGAGACTGAGCCACTTCAgcagtcaaagaaaaaag GAAGTAAAGGTGTCATCTGACCAAGATACTACGAGCGACTACGCGCTTTTAG GGGAAGTGATACCCACTGCTTCCAAAACAGCACCCAAGCTTTTCTCACGTCAGCGTTCTCACTCCCTTCCCGGATTGAAACCCGAAAATGACACCAAACGTCCCGTATTTGATTTTATACCGTCTACGGATGTCATCCCGCGTAGCAAGACGTCAGTTTATCGTCGTCAACCGACGCCCCCGTTTACGTCGAGCGAGGACCCCGCCTACTTAGCCCAAGTTCCTCCAACGCCCGTCTTTGCGCCGCCGAGTGCGGAACATAGCGCCGTAATCGTTCACGATACTCtaatcgaaaacgacgaagcagAACTGaaaaacccggaagtaaacccggaagtaaacccggaagtaaacccggaagtaacgGAGAACGAAGATGAagtgccgccgctgccgcctaAAAAAAGTGCTTTACCCAAGCATGAGGTGGAaccaaagaaagaagaagaagaagaagaggaagacgaagacgaagacgaacagGAAATGGTGGATGCATCCGGGGATTTAGAGTGGGTTgtttcgccgacgaatccGTTCGCCGGACTTCAGATGACGGGAAGTATGAACGAGGAGCACGTGGCCGTCGTAAATCAGAGAATTAGTCGACTACTATTGAAAGTGGAGGACGATCAcgtggagaaaaagaaggaggagaccAGTAAcgatggaggaggaggaggagactcCGACTGGGATCAA attgATAAATTGCTTGAGGCTGTCGAAGATATTACTGAtgattttgaaaacgttGGAATGCCATTGGAGGATCTATCCCTTTCAAAAAACCTAGAAGATATCGTAGAAT TAGCGAGCCCCTCTAGTAATCCTGAGTCAGTGCGCGAGTGGCTAGATGAAACCATAGGATTGCCACAGTACTCCGATCTCTTCCTTGTTAATGGCTTCGACGAGTTAGGGTTCTTG GGAAACGATATACTACAGGAAAGCGATCTACTCACTATAGGAGTGGAGCATGCTGGCGATAGAga ATTGATTATGGATGGACTTGAATTAATTCCTCTCCAGTACAGAGCTCCTCTTCCCACTGCAACGAGCAGTCTCAGCCATTGGCTGGAGTCTTTAAAATTGACACAGTATACAGCAACGTTTATACAGAGGGGGTTTACTAGCATGTCCCTCATTGCTAACTTAGTGGGAGTCAGTAATATTGAAACA GTTTTGCCTATATATCCACTTGGACACCAAAAACGATTAAAAGCGTCTATAGATTCCTTATTCGGACCTAAAATACAA GCTCCGTTTCCGCGTTCAGCTTCTATCGACCATTCCGTCAATCAGCTGTTGAAAGAGGCTCAGCACGCCGAACAGGAAGTGCTGAACTTAGCGCGAGACTACACGAAGATCAAATCCACTGTAGCAGCCGCTGCGACGCCGGAATTCGAAAGGGAAGACTCCCCTGATCATCCAGAcgccgaaaaagaaaaatcgccggAA AGAGAATCAATGAAACGACGGGGAAGACGGAAGTCGTCCGACGTTCCCATGCTGCGACCTCCGCAACAAGCTCAAATGGAAagtcgagaaaagaaaggaatgTCAACCGAGTCGAAATTCACGGAGAAAGACATTTGGCGTCATCCGGCGCGCGTGCTCATGAAGGGAAACGTCAACTACGTAGCcaaa taTTTGGGATCAATGTTGGTTGAAAATGTTGTGGGAAAACAGTCCACAATGGAAGCGTGTACTAAGATGAGA GCCTCCACAcgtaaaatgaaaaaaattccgcTAATAATTCTCGCGATATCGGCGCGCGGAATCAAATTTATTGACGCAGAATCAAAG AACGTTATACAGGAGCACAAGATTCAATCGATATCTTATTGCTCGCAAGATCGCGAAGATCTCAAAACGTTTGCTTATATTAACAAGGACAGTCTTATTGGCAAACACTATTGCCACGTCTTTGGCGCACAAAATCCC GAAGTTGCTGATGAGATTATATTGACATTGGGTCAGGCTTTTGAA ATTGCTTACCAAAAAGCGCTGCAACATAGAGCCAAAAAGGAGGcagcgaaatttgaagaggaaCTCGAAAAACGGCGTGCTGCAGAAAAA gatAAAATGGCTGAATTGGGACCTGCAACGACgggaaattga